The stretch of DNA GCAGCGTGCCGAGCACGAGGCTCGGCATAGCCCCGAATCCCCATCCCTCCCCCCGCCGGCGCCGACCGGCGGCGCCGGCGAGGCATCCACCGCCCCGCAGCCGGCAGTGGCGCGAGACGCTCGCACCTCCGTGTGCGAGTTCAGCGCGAGGGATGAGCGAGGCCGGCAGGCCGAGCGAATCGGTTGGGGAGGCTTGTGGGCTGTACGGGGCGGTGCGGTCACAAGTGGTCTAGCTCACTCCGCGGTGCCGTTCGCGGTCGGGCTGTCTGTCTCGACTTCAACGCGCGTCTCTTGTGCCGTTCGCGGTCGGGCTGTCTGTCTCGACTTCAACACAGTCTCTTGTGCCGTTCGCGGTCGGGCTGTCTGTCTCGACTTCAACGCGCGTCTCTTGCCGTCATCGCGCACGCTCACGCGTGGAAGACTAATCACGACGCCGCAATCCATCACCGCCTTCGGTACGCTTTTCGCTCCCACGAACTCACTCCCGTCCACATGAGTCACGAACTGGACCACGTCATGATGCGGGTCGAGGACCTCGACGAGTCGCTCGACTGGTACACGACCCACCTCGACTACGAGGAGAAGGGCCGGTGGGAGGCGGACACGTTCACGAACGTCTTCCTCGGCCCCGAGGACGTCCACGACGACGGCGCGCTGCTGGAGCTCACGTACAACCACGACGGGCGCTCCTACGAGATGGGCGACGCGTGGGGCCACATCGCCGTCCGCGTCGAGGACGTCGAGGCGGCGTACGACGAGCTGATGGACGAGGGCGTCGAGGACTACCGCCCGCCGGCGGAGAACCCCGGCTACGCGTTCGTCAAAGATCCCGACGGCCACGAGATCGAGATCGTCGAGCGCGATCACGGCGCCCGGTGGAGCCTCGACCACACGATGATCCGCGTCGAGGACGCCGACGCCTCGATCGGCTGGTGGACCCGGAAGATGGGGTACGAGCCGGCGGGGCGCTGGGAGGCCGACACGTTCGCGAACTACTTCCTCGCACCCGAGGACGCCGCCGAGGAGGCCATGACCGTGGAGCTCACGTACAACTACGACGGGCGCTCCTACGACCTCGGCGACGCGTGGGGCCACCTCGCGGTCGCGTGTGACGATCTGGAAGGGTTCTGGGAGACGCTCCGGACTCGCGAGGCGGAGGACTACCGCGATCCGGAGTCGTGTGACTACAACTACGCCTTCACGAAGACGTTCGACGGCCACGAAGTGGAACTGGTGACCGAATAGCGCAACTATTCGCTTTCGAGGAATCTTTATTGATCTACGGCTCGGATTGCGAGCCATGAGCGAGAGCGCCCCAGGGGTCGAGGCGTGGAAAGAACACACCACCGCCTTCGACCGAGTTCGGTCCGTCGCAGCGTCCGCGTCCGGGCCGAAGACTGCCGCGGAGATCGCCGACGACGCTGCCGTCGCGGAGAACACGGCGCGCGACCACCTCGATCGACTCGTGGAGATGAACGTGCTACTGCGTGGGGAGCGCGACGGAACCACGACGTACGCGCCCGACCTGCTCCACGCGCGCGCAGGACCGGTCCGTGAACTGCTCGACGAGCACGACCACGACGGGCTCGTACAGCTGAAGGCGGAGTTGCAGGAGCGAGTGGCCGAGTGGCGTGGGGAGTACGAGGCGGACTCCCCGGCGGTGCTCCGGGAGCGCGCTGCCGACGCCGACATAGTCCTCGACAGTGCGACGCTGACTCAGCACCACCATCGGGGCAGGTGACTGGGTCGTTCACGAAGCCTCCGCCAGCGGTCTTGGCAGTCTGGTCGCTGTCGAGGGTGGCTTCAACGCCGCGCTCGGTGACGGCCCAAACCTCTCTGTCACGCAGACCGAGGAGTCCACGCTCTCGAACCGTCAGCCCAAGACGCTGAACCTCACCGCTACGCCGAGTAGCGCGATCCAGCTCGTGGCTGACGCCGAGAAGGAGATCTACTACATCGCAGTCAATACGGGAGACGCCGTGTTCGACCGCAGCGGAAGCCAGGTGTCCGCCGCACCAGGCGATGAGTACACCGCAACTTTCAGGTTCGATGACACCAAACCCGTTGGTCCGGACGCTGAGGACCACCAGTCCGTGAACTCCACGTCCGAGATTATCACAGGCACGACATCCCTTGATGAGACGCCGGTGAACGTCACGGCCTCTTCGGACCAGACGATCACGGGCACGTCCAAGCTCGGCCGGGCACGGAGTTCACCGTGACCGTCCAGAGCACGGGCGACACCTCGCCGCGGTTCTACAACAACCCGACTGCGACCGTCCAGGACGACGGTACCTGGAACGTCCCGGTCGACCTCTCCGAGTAGTCCGCCGGTGACACGTTCACCGTGACTTCGGACTACTTCGACTCGGCCGACGGTGAGGTCGTCGAGAGCGTCTCCGAGGAGACGCCGACCGCGACTGCGACGGCAACCGAGCAGCCGGAAACTGAGACGGCAACCGCGACGGCTACGGCCACCGAGGCTCCGGACACGGACACGGAAGCTCCGGACACGGAGACCGAGGAGCCTGACACGGAGACCACCACGACCACGACGCCCGGCTTCGGCGTCGCTGTCGCGCTGGTCGCCCTGCTCGCCGCCGCGCTGCTGGCCGGTCGCCGAGAGTAACTGACTCTCGCGACTCCCAGTAACTGACTACCGGCTCACGCCGGTCCTTCCGTTTTCACTTCTTTCGAACGCTACACCCGCTAGCGACAGCGCTGTCGCGCGGCAGATGCACAACGGTAAGGGATTTACCCGCGCGTCGTCTTCTCCCGATATGGCCGGTATCGCGGGCGCCGTTCCGCCGTGGCTCCTCGACGTCACCGACGTGCTGGCGTGGATCGTCATTGGCGCGTTCGCCCTCGGCGCGGCGCTCGAGATCCTCACACGACGAGAGAACGACGGCGGGACGCTGGACGCCGTCGGCGACCAGCTCGACACCGCCCGAACCGTCTCGGCGTCGGCGTGGGGGCTGTTCGCGCTGTTCTGGCTGCTGCTGTTCCCCCACTTCGCGTTCGTCCACAAGAGCTACGTCGAGGGCGTGCTCGCGCTCGTCGCCGTGCCCGCCTGCCTCTACGCGGGCTACCTGCTCTGGGCGGGCCGGGACACGCTGTTCCTGCTCTCGCGCTCGACGGCGATCATGGGGCTGATCTATCTCCCCTTCGAGACGATCCCCGCCATGACCGTCGGCGGGCTGCGCATCCCCGCGCCGCGGCAGGTGCTGATCGAGATCGTCGCCGCCCAGACAGGGTTCATGATGAGCCTCTTCGGCTCGAACCCCGAACTCATTCCGGGGCCGCAGGGGTACCAGAACACCTACGAGTTCGTCGCGAGCGACGGGCAGCTCCTCCAGTTCTCCGTCGTGCTCGCGTGTACGGGGCTGGGGAGCATCGCGATCTTCGCGGGGCTGATCACTGCCGTTCGCGCGCCGCTGCGCCGCAAGCTCCGCGCGCTGAGCGTCGCCGTCCCGATCATCTACGGGCTGAACCTCGTCCGGACGACGTTCATCGGCATCGCGTTCGGCGAGCAGCTGCTCCAGATCTTCCCGAACCTCGTGTTGACGATGTTCGGCGGCTCGGACCCCTACCGCGTCTCGTGGTACGTCTCCGACCGCATCATCAGCCAGCTGCTCGCGGTGGTCGCGCTGGTGGGCGTCACCTACCTCGTGGTCCGGGAGCTCCCCGAGATCCTGACGATCATCGAGGACGTGCTGTTCATGGTGACCGGCGACGAGTATGACCTCGCCGAGACGCTCGACCTCCCGCGGAGTCGGGCCCGGACCCAGATACCCGAAAGCGGCGACTGACGGCTACTCCCCGACGAGGTCTTCCGGCGCACCCGCCAGCGACGCCAGCGCCTCCGCCTCCAGATGATGCGGTTCCGCTGGCACCACGAGCAGGTGGAGCGGGCCGCCGAACTCCCGGTCGGCCAGCGCCGACAGTCGGTCGGCCGCCACGACCGGCTCGGGGCTGCCAGCCCGGGCGACGACGACCGCGAGCTCGTCGGCCCAGTTTTCGGCGAGCAGTTCGGCGGCGCGGTCGCCGGTCATGAACCGCTCGTCCTCGCTCAACCCTGCTGCGTCGGCCGTGGGGTCGTCGACCTTGATGTCCAGATAGACGAGCGTGTGGAGGTCCCGTTCCCGGTTGGCCTCGATCGTCTCGATCACGCTGTCGGGCACGTCGCCGCCGCCGTGGGCGCTCGGGAACGGCAGCGTCGTGGCCTTCCCGAAGCGGTAGTTCTGCAGTCCCGTCAGCCCCGCCGCGGCCGACTGGGCGGAGACGCCGTGGATCACGCGCGTCTCGATCCCGCGCTCGTGGGCGCGCAGCCGGAGGTCCACGTGCGTGGTCGAGATCATCGTGTCCCCCGCGGTGAGGAAAGCGACGTCCTCCGCTTCGGCGGCGTCGAGGATGGGCTCGGGGTCGCGCTCGACGCCGGCGCGGTCCCGGAGCTCGATCTCGGTGTCGTGGTACGCCGCCAGTTCTTCGACCGTCGTGCCGACGAGGCGGCTGGTGTAGAACTCCGCGAACGCGCGGTCGGCGGCGGCAAGCGCCTCCCGCCCCTCGACCGTGATCGAGCGCTCGTCGTAGAGCCCCAGCCCGATGAACGTGAGCATGGGGGGAGTCGGCGGCCCCGGCCCAAATCGGTGTCCATCGGGGTCGGGAGTGAGACGGCGGCAAGGACTACCTTGGTTCGGCTCACAGGGGCAGTCATGTCCGAAACGGATCCGGTCGAGGAGTCCGCTGCCGACGACCGCGACCTGTACGACGTGGCGACGTGGGAGCCACGGAGCGCCGTCGATCGGGCCGCGGTGGCGGTCCACGGCGTGCTCGCGGGCAACGCACGCGCACTACTCGTCCTGTTCGCGGCGCTGGTCTTCCTCGGACAGGTGGGTGGGGTCGTCTGGCTCGCGAGTCGGAACCCCGCGCTGGGGATCGTCGCGCTGCTGTCGGCGGTACCGGCGTTCGCGCTGGTGGCGTTCGTTTGGCGACAGGACGTGGCCCAGAAGGAGCCCCTGGGGACGCTCGCGGCGACGTTCGTGCTCTCGGTACTGTTCGCCAGCTTCGCGGCGACGATCAACACCGCCCTCGGCGGACTGTTCCGCTCGGTCGGCGTCTGGGGGCTGGTGCTGTACTTCTTCCTGATCGTCGGCCCCGGCGAGGAGCTCGTGAAGTGGCTCGCAGTCCGGCTGTACGCCTACGAGCGCTCTGAGTTCGACGCCGTCATCGACGGCGCGGTGTACGGCGCCGTCGCCGGTCTCGGGTTCGCGACGATCGAGAACACGCTGTACGTCGTGCAGGGGTTCGTCAGAGCCCAGCAGTCCGGCGCCACGCAGGCGATCGGCGCCGCCCTCGGCACCGCCACCTCGCGGGCGCTGGCCGGGCCGGGGCACGTGATCTACTCGGCGTGGGCGGGCTACTACCTCGGACTCGCGAAGTTCAACCCCGAGAACCGCGGGCCGATCGTCGTCAAGGGGCTGCTGATCGCCGCCCTCATCCACGCGCTGTACAACAGTATCGTCACCGTCGCGCCGCTGGGTGGGCTCTCCCTGCTGGGCTACCTCGGCTTCGTGATCGTCTACGACGGGATCTTCTTCTACCTGCTCTACCGGAAGCTGGCACGCTACCGGGACAGCTACGCGAGCACGGTCGACGGCGAGTCCGAACGGCGCGACGACGCGACGATCGAAGCGGACGGCTCCGACGACGGCCCCGTCTGGGACGCCCCCGAAACCGGGGACGACACCGAGCCGGAGACGACGAACGACAGCGAACGCTGACTACCCACGGATCCCGCGTGCAGTAGCTGACGATCGGCGATCCGACGACGTTCGTGGGCCGAGCGGACCGACCTCCCCGTTCACGGTCGGCGTCCCGGCGTGGCGGTGGCCCGCCTCGGCAGTCGTCCTGTTCCTCATCGTGTCCGCGGTCAACGTCGACGGCGACGCGATGGTCGGTGCGCCGGAGCTGCGGGGCGCTAACTTCCGTCCCCCTCCACACGCGGGTCGATCACCGAGTAGTACACGTCCTGTAGGGCGTTGACGACTGTGACTGCCAGCACCGGAAGCAACACCACGGCGAAGATCAGTCCGGGTGCCCGGCTCCCCGCGGCGTCGATCGTCAGCGTGCCGAACCCGGGCGTCTCGGTGACCCACTCGACCGCGTACAGCCCCACGAGCACGACACCGAGCATCTCGGAGGACAGCAGCGTCAGCAGGCGCGCGGCGGAGTGGGGGAACACGTGCCGGCAGATCCCGAGCAGCCCGACGCCTTTCGCGCGGGCGGTCTTGACGAACGGCTCGTTCGCGTACTGCTCCAGATCCGTGCCGGCGACCCGGAGTTGGATCGCGAACAGGTACAGCCCCATCGTCACGCCCGGCCAGATCGCCGCCCGGAGGTTCACCGGCGAGAACGGGCTCACCGCCTCGTCGTACCCCATGTCGACGATCTCGCCGGAGGCGTCGATCACGAGCACCGGGAGATACACCTGCAGCACGTACGCGACCAGGAACACCGGCACCGAGATCGCGGCCGCGCCGAGCAGCTTGGTCTTCGCGCTCGCGTCGCCGCGCTCGACGGCGACGGCCAACAGCTGGATCAGCGTTCCGAGGACGATCGCGACCGCCAACGCCGGGACGAGGTAGATCAGCGTGACCGTAACCGCCTCGACGACGAGCTCCCGGACGACCACGGTCCGCCCGCCGAACCCGAGCTGCCCGAGATCGAGCGTGAGGACTCGGAGGAGCCAGTCGCCGTACTGGGCCAGCAGCGGCTCGTTCTGGGCCGCGAACCGGGGCTGTCGATAGAGCCCGGCGAACAGCCGCGGCGCGTAGGCCGCCCTGAGCTTGTGCGGGTTCGGCACGTACGCGAGCGCGACGAACACGCCGCTGAACACGAGCCACAGCGTCAGCCCGAGCCGGCCGAGCCGGCGGGCAAGCGCGGCTAGAGGGCTACGCATCGGCGCCGGGCGGCCGTCGTCGGTTGGAGGGCGTCACAGTCGGGTGGAGGGTGGACCGTCGCATGGACGAGTAGTGCCACGTTGTCACAAACTATTAGTTCTTGCTCACCACTGTTGGGGCTGTCCCCCCCGCTATGAGTGAGCCCTCCCCCCCTGACGCCGGGCGTTTCGCCACGGTCGACTGGAACGAGTTCGACGCCGAGCACGCGACGCCGGCGGTCCCGCGCTGGCTCCCGGCCAGCGCCGTCGCCCTGCTCGCGCTGTTCTGTTACGACTACGTCGCCGACCTCCCGGTCGTGATGACGGGCCTCGACTGGCTGCTCGTGTTGGGCCTCTACATGTTCGGTTCGATCGGGCTGGCGGCGCTGGTCGGGGCGCCGGAGCAGGTCGCACACTACTGGGGGCAGTTCCGGACCGAGCCTCTCGCAGTCGCGTGTCTGGGCTTTTTGACTGCGTTCGTCGCTGTCGGGGTGTTCGGCCCGTTCCTGGTGAGTGAGCCCGAGGTACGGATCCTCTACTCCGCTCAGCCGCCCGTCTGGGGCAGCATCGACACCGTGTTCGTCCCGAACTGTTACGGGCCCGTCGTCGACGGCCGCTGTCAGGGCTCCTGGCGGTTCCCCCTCGGCACGACCGCCATCGGCGGGAAGGACCTGCTCGTGTTGCTGGTGCTGGGGACGCGGACGAGCCTGAGCGTCGCCTTCGGCGCCGCGGCGCTGATCGTCCCCGCGGGCGTCGGGGTCGGCGTCGCGGCGGCCACGATCGGCGGTCGTGTCGAGGCGGCGCTGATGTGGCTGGCCGAGTCCCTCCAGTCGGTCCCCGCGATCCTGATCTACCTCGTGCTGTTCTACTGGATCGTCGAGGGGCGGCTCCGACTCCTGATCGGCGTGCTCGGGCTGGTCAGCTGGGGCGGGCTGGCCCGTCTAGTGCGCGACGAGCTCAGAGTCCGTGAGAACGAGCAGTACGCACAAGCTGCCCGCATCGGCGGCGTCGGGGAGCGACGGCTGCTGAGCCGGCATCTACTGCCGAACCTGCTGCCGGCCGTGCTCTCGAACGTGG from Halolamina sediminis encodes:
- a CDS encoding VOC family protein, with the protein product MSHELDHVMMRVEDLDESLDWYTTHLDYEEKGRWEADTFTNVFLGPEDVHDDGALLELTYNHDGRSYEMGDAWGHIAVRVEDVEAAYDELMDEGVEDYRPPAENPGYAFVKDPDGHEIEIVERDHGARWSLDHTMIRVEDADASIGWWTRKMGYEPAGRWEADTFANYFLAPEDAAEEAMTVELTYNYDGRSYDLGDAWGHLAVACDDLEGFWETLRTREAEDYRDPESCDYNYAFTKTFDGHEVELVTE
- a CDS encoding DUF7342 family protein, with protein sequence MSESAPGVEAWKEHTTAFDRVRSVAASASGPKTAAEIADDAAVAENTARDHLDRLVEMNVLLRGERDGTTTYAPDLLHARAGPVRELLDEHDHDGLVQLKAELQERVAEWRGEYEADSPAVLRERAADADIVLDSATLTQHHHRGR
- a CDS encoding PGF-CTERM sorting domain-containing protein, with protein sequence MTSDYFDSADGEVVESVSEETPTATATATEQPETETATATATATEAPDTDTEAPDTETEEPDTETTTTTTPGFGVAVALVALLAAALLAGRRE
- the artA gene encoding archaeosortase A, whose protein sequence is MAGIAGAVPPWLLDVTDVLAWIVIGAFALGAALEILTRRENDGGTLDAVGDQLDTARTVSASAWGLFALFWLLLFPHFAFVHKSYVEGVLALVAVPACLYAGYLLWAGRDTLFLLSRSTAIMGLIYLPFETIPAMTVGGLRIPAPRQVLIEIVAAQTGFMMSLFGSNPELIPGPQGYQNTYEFVASDGQLLQFSVVLACTGLGSIAIFAGLITAVRAPLRRKLRALSVAVPIIYGLNLVRTTFIGIAFGEQLLQIFPNLVLTMFGGSDPYRVSWYVSDRIISQLLAVVALVGVTYLVVRELPEILTIIEDVLFMVTGDEYDLAETLDLPRSRARTQIPESGD
- the dph5 gene encoding diphthine synthase; the encoded protein is MLTFIGLGLYDERSITVEGREALAAADRAFAEFYTSRLVGTTVEELAAYHDTEIELRDRAGVERDPEPILDAAEAEDVAFLTAGDTMISTTHVDLRLRAHERGIETRVIHGVSAQSAAAGLTGLQNYRFGKATTLPFPSAHGGGDVPDSVIETIEANRERDLHTLVYLDIKVDDPTADAAGLSEDERFMTGDRAAELLAENWADELAVVVARAGSPEPVVAADRLSALADREFGGPLHLLVVPAEPHHLEAEALASLAGAPEDLVGE
- a CDS encoding PrsW family intramembrane metalloprotease, with product MSETDPVEESAADDRDLYDVATWEPRSAVDRAAVAVHGVLAGNARALLVLFAALVFLGQVGGVVWLASRNPALGIVALLSAVPAFALVAFVWRQDVAQKEPLGTLAATFVLSVLFASFAATINTALGGLFRSVGVWGLVLYFFLIVGPGEELVKWLAVRLYAYERSEFDAVIDGAVYGAVAGLGFATIENTLYVVQGFVRAQQSGATQAIGAALGTATSRALAGPGHVIYSAWAGYYLGLAKFNPENRGPIVVKGLLIAALIHALYNSIVTVAPLGGLSLLGYLGFVIVYDGIFFYLLYRKLARYRDSYASTVDGESERRDDATIEADGSDDGPVWDAPETGDDTEPETTNDSER
- a CDS encoding ABC transporter permease subunit; protein product: MRSPLAALARRLGRLGLTLWLVFSGVFVALAYVPNPHKLRAAYAPRLFAGLYRQPRFAAQNEPLLAQYGDWLLRVLTLDLGQLGFGGRTVVVRELVVEAVTVTLIYLVPALAVAIVLGTLIQLLAVAVERGDASAKTKLLGAAAISVPVFLVAYVLQVYLPVLVIDASGEIVDMGYDEAVSPFSPVNLRAAIWPGVTMGLYLFAIQLRVAGTDLEQYANEPFVKTARAKGVGLLGICRHVFPHSAARLLTLLSSEMLGVVLVGLYAVEWVTETPGFGTLTIDAAGSRAPGLIFAVVLLPVLAVTVVNALQDVYYSVIDPRVEGDGS
- a CDS encoding ABC transporter permease, encoding MSEPSPPDAGRFATVDWNEFDAEHATPAVPRWLPASAVALLALFCYDYVADLPVVMTGLDWLLVLGLYMFGSIGLAALVGAPEQVAHYWGQFRTEPLAVACLGFLTAFVAVGVFGPFLVSEPEVRILYSAQPPVWGSIDTVFVPNCYGPVVDGRCQGSWRFPLGTTAIGGKDLLVLLVLGTRTSLSVAFGAAALIVPAGVGVGVAAATIGGRVEAALMWLAESLQSVPAILIYLVLFYWIVEGRLRLLIGVLGLVSWGGLARLVRDELRVRENEQYAQAARIGGVGERRLLSRHLLPNLLPAVLSNVALQIPLFVLIEATVSFIQIPVMQGASTLGDPSNFSWGQQIYNSLFTVGLPSAWWLAGLPLLLLSLTVFAFNVLGDAMVEALEPRGG